TGGTCCAGGTGTATTCATAGAACCCCTGGCCTTGTTCGCGGGCCAGACGGATCATGTCCTGGATGACCATGCGTCCGGCATCATCCTGCATGTGCAGCAGATTTTTGCCTTCCAGCTCGGGTCGGTCGGCAAAAAGCATCTCCACGCCGTCCAGACGGGTGGCAAAATAGTAGCCGCGGCCGTTGTTGAAGCGGATCTGTCGCAAGACCTCACGGACCAGCCGGCCGGGTTCTTCCGGGTCCGCATGCGGGTGGTGCTCCTGGCAAATGGCCTCGGCGATGGCGACGGCTTCGAGGGTTCTGGTGCGGATGTCCTTGCGCAGGCGGGATTCTGCGGTGGAGATGCTGTATTGAATGTACTCCACGGCCCGGATGACTTCCGCGCGAATGTCAGCGCGGCTTTCCGCCACGTAGGCCTGGCGCATGGCGTCCGACTCGCTGCGGAATGTGGCGTATTTGTCCATGACCCAAAAGACGGCCATGGTCATCATGGACACAAAGGCGATGCCGAGCAGCGAGGCCAGATGCGTGGAGGACAACCGCCGGAACACGGCCATAATACTCCTTGCCGGATTGACATCCGCCTGCGCGCCATCCGCCGTCGTGCAAGGCCGGACGGCACAAACGGAGTGTTTGAGGTCTTCGCAATGCCACATCATCCCAGGGGAGGCAACACCCCCAGGGTGCAGGAGAACATAGCGGCGGGCCATTGTCCAGCGGGGCACGGGGGATTGTGCCTGTGTCCGGTGTTGCGTTCCGGCATGGATTGCGGCAGGCTGTTGGGCTGAGTCGCAGATTGTGCGGCCAGCCCGCACTCGTGCATTGCGCAACGCGGGCCAGCCCGCATCAACCCAGGCGGATGACCATGGATCAGGACGAGATGCAGCAGCAGGGCAATCGCCCGAAGGATGCGGCACAGGCTGCCGCAGAAGGTGCCACGGACAGCGCCCGGTATTTTCCCATGCTCATTGGCGGCAGGGCCCGGTCTCGGCGGGACGAGCATGGCCCCTGCTACATTGTGGGTATCGGCGCCAGCGCCGGCGGCCTGGAGGCCCTGCAGAGCTTTTTCGCCAGCATGCCCACCGATACGGGCCTGGCCTTCATCGTGGTCCAGCATCTCTCGCCGGATTACAAGAGTCTCATGGTGGAATTGCTCTCAAAATACACGGATATGGCCGTCCTGCGAGTGGAAGATGACGGCATGGCCATCGAGCCCAACAGCGTGTACCTGATTCCGCCCAAGAAAAACATGATTGTGGTGGGCGGCAAGCTCTACCTTTCCGAACAGCCCGAGCGCCATGCCCTGAATTTGCCCATCGATGTTTTTCTGCGCTCGCTTGCTGAGGATCAGAAAGAGCACGCCATCGCCGTCATCCTCTCGGGTACTGGCAGCGATGGCACCCGCGGCGTGCGCGCCGTCAAAGAGGAGGGTGGCACCATCTTTGTGCAGGACGAGGCTTCGGCCAAATTCAACGGTATGCCCAAAAGCGCGATCAACACAGGCCTGGCGGATTACATCCTGCCGCCGGAAGAAATGCCTGCGGCCCTGGTGAATTTCATCCGCCATCCCTTTGTGGCCAACCCGCCCCACGCCGGGGAGGAGCCCCTGGACTACGACGCGGAAGACAGCTTCTCCCGCCTGTTCCAGCTGCTGCAGAAGAAAACCAAGGTGGACTTCACGCATTACAAGCCCGCCACCGTCATCCGGCGCATTGAGCGGCGCATGGGCATTGTGCAGGTGCACAGTCTGGACGATTACGTGGCGTACATCGTCAAGAATCCTCCGGAAGTGCTCGCCCTGTTCAAGGATTTGCTCATCGGCGTCACCAAGTTTTTCCGCGAGCCGGACGCCTGGGCGGTGTTGCGCAGCCAGGTGATGCCCCAGCTGTTCCAGGACGCCAAAGAGGAAGGCCGCGACGCCGTGCGCGTGTGGGTGGCCGGCTGCTCCACGGGCGAGGAGGCCTACACTGCAGCCATGCTGCTGCAGGACTGCAAGGAAGAGCTGGACTCGACCCTGGATATCAAGGTCTTCGCCACGGATATCGACCGCAGCGCCCTGGAGATCGCCGGCCTGGGCATCTACCCGGAAAGCATCGTGGCCGATGTGGACGTGACGTTCCTGAGCCGGTTTTTTGAAAAGCGGCCCAACGGCTACCAGGTCAAGCGCAGCGTCCGGGAGCTGGTGGTCTTTGCCCTGCAGAATCTGGTCAAGGATCCGCCCTTCACCAAGGTCAGCCTTATTTGTTGCCGCAACCTGCTCATCTATCTGCAGCCGGTGGTGCAAAAGCGCGTGCTGTCCATCTTCAACTATTCTCTGCATCCCAGGGGGGCGTTGTTCCTGGGCATCAGCGAAACCGTGGGCGACCTGGAAGACGCCTTCCGGGCCCTGGACAGCCGCAACCGTGTCTACCAGCACACAGGCAAGGGGGTGCTGCCGCTCAAGGGTTCCCTGGCCATGATGGCGGCGCCGGACCTCGCGGCGCGCATGCCCCGCCAGGCCTCGACCGATGCCTGGCCGCACAAGCGCTCGGAAATGCACGAGAAATACTACCACGAGATCATCGGCAAGCTGGTGTCCACCCTGCTGGTGGTCAACGAGGAGCGCGAGCTGGTGCAGACCTTCGGGAATTCAAAGGAATTCCTGGAGTTCCCCGTGGGCAATGTGCACCTGGATCTGCTGGGCATGCTGCCGCGGGAGTTGTCCCTGGCCGTGTCGTCTGCTCTGCACAACGTGCGCAAGGAGCTCAAGCCCTGCGAGTATCTGGGGGTGCGCGTCAAGAACGGGAGCGAGGTGCGTCTGGTGGACGTGCGGGTGGACTGGCTGCAGGCCAACAAGGCCGGCGGCAAGTACTTTCTGGTGCTGCTGGCGGAAACCGCCCGCCAGCCCGACGAAGCCAGCCAGCGCCCCCTGACCACGGCGGAGAGCGATGCCCTCTATGCCCAGCGCATCCAGGATCTGGAGCAGGAGGTGCAGTTTACCCGGGAGAATCTGCAAGCCACCATCGAGGAGTTGCAGACCTCCAATGAGGAACTGCAAGCCTCCAACGAAGAACTTCTTGCGGCGAACGAGGAATTGCAGTCCACCAACGAGGAATTGCAGTCCGTCAATGAGGAGCTGAACACCGTCAACGCCGAGTACCAGGCCAAGAACATCGAGCTCACCAAGGTCAACATGGACCTCAAGAACCTCATGGAGAGCACCGAGCTGGCCACGTTGTTCCTGGACAAGGGCCTGCGCATCCGCCGGTTCACTCCGGCCATGGCCCGCACGGTGAACATCCTGGCCCAGGACGTGGGCCGGCCGGTCTCGGATCTGGCCGTCCCCCTCATCAACCTGTACCTGGCCGAGACCCACCGCGTGCTGGCCGCCGGCGAGGTGGTGGAACGTCAGGTGGAGGAGGGGAACCGGCAATTCCTGCTGCGCATGCTGCCCTTCATCAACGAACGCAACGAGATAGACGGCGTGGTGCTCACCTTGCTGGATGTCAGCGCCCAGAAGGAAGTGGAACGCGCCCTCAAGAATCAGATCAAGATCATCGAAACCATTCTGGAATCCAGCCCTGCGGCCCAGCTGATGGTGGATGTGGAGGGGAACATCACCTATGCCAACAAGGGGGCGGAAGACATCCTGCTCCTGGACAAGAAGGCCCTCCTGCGCTCCAACCTGCATTCCGGACGTCTGAGCCTCACGGACCTGGACGGCCGACCCCTGATGCGCGATTACGGCCCCGTGGCCTCCATCGTGGACACCGCTGCCCCCCTGCCCAAGTTCGTGGTCCGGTACATGCACGATGGCATGGAGTATTACATCAACATCAGCGGCAATCCCATCCTGGGCGAGGCCGGCCAGGTGGAAGGCGCCGTGCTCAAACTCATGGAGATCGGCCGCCACTCCCGGACGTCTGCCATATGAACGCTGCACCGCAAATTCCCGAGGCTCCCCAGGCTTCCATGGTCCTGGTGGTGGACGACGACGCCGCCACCCTGGATGTCCTTGCCCGTCTGCTGGCCAAACGAGGGTATGCGCCGGTCACGGCGGCCGACGCATCCCAATGCTGGGCCGCCCTGCACGAGGCGGCACCGGCCCTCATCCTGCTGGATCTGTTTCTGGCCGACGAAGACGGCATGGCGTTGTTGCGCGCCATCAAGGCCGATCCCCGTCTGGCCAGCGTGCCCGTGATCATCCATACCCTCATGGACCGTTGCGACTATCGGGAAAAGGCCCTGGCCCTGGGCGCCGCGGCCTACCTGATCAAACCGCTGGACTTGCGGGACGTGCTCGATCATGTGGCGCGGCTGGTGCCGGCGCCTGGATAGCCTGGAGGTGTCCATGGACGTTTCGAAGCAAGACACCCAAGGCCAGGAGGCTGCCTGCGCCGCGCTCTTGCGGCATGAGGGCGTGTGTCTGGCCATGCTGGACGCCGAGGGCCGGTTCCTGCACGTCAACCAGACCCTCTGCGCCCTGCTGGGGCGTACGGCAGAGGAGCTGACAGCCCTGCGGCTGCAGGACGTGGCGCATCCGGACGATGCCGAACCCCTGGAGTGCCAGTTCGCCGAGCTTCTGGCCGGGCAGCAGACGCATGTGATGGAGGAAGCCCGCCTGACCCAGACGGCAGACCGGTCCGTGTGGTGCATTGTCTCCATCACGCGCCTGACGCCGGACAGGGAGGCCGCCGCGCCCCGCTGCCTCGTGTCCATGCAGAACATCACGCCCCTGCCCCTGGCCGTGTCCCAGCTGCGGCACACCGTGGGCGAGCTGGCCAGCCGCAACCAGGAGCTGGAAGATCTGGCGCACGTCATCTCCCACCACCTGCGCGAACCCCTGCGCGGCATGTTCAATTATGCCTCGCTGCTGCAGGAAGACCACGGGAGCCAGCTGGATGCCGAAGGCCACACCCTGCTGGCCAAGCTCCTGCGCCTTGCCCGCCGCATGGAAGATCAACTGCAGGATCTGCTCGCCCTGGCCCGCTTTGGTCACGCGGAGCTTGCCTGCGCCCGCACGGACATGCGCCAGCTGGCCCTGGAGGCCGTGGAGAATCTGGCTGCGTTGCAAGGGGAGCGGTGCGCCCACATCTGCATCCCCGAACGCCTGCCCGAGGCCATCTGCGATCCGCTTCTCATTGCCGAACTGTGGCAGATCCTCATCGGCAATGCCCTGCGTTACTCCGACAAGTTCTCAGGCCAAGTGGAAATAGGGTTTGTCGACACCGCTCCCGTGGTGTATTATGTCAGGGATAATGGGATCGGCATCCCGGCCGGGCTGCAGGAGCGAATCTTCATGCTCTTCAAGCGGCTGCACCACCGCGACGCCTATGGCGGCGGCAGCGGCGCCGGGTTGGCCATTGCCCGAAAGATCGTCGCCCGCCACGGCGGTCGCATCTGGGTGGAGTCCACCCCTGGCGAGGGAAGCACCTTTTCTTTCACCCTGTCTGGAGGCCCGGCATGCACGCAGACGGACGATCCCTCCCGGCAGCCCCCTCCCGAAAGGAGCACGCGATGAGCGCTGCCCGCGCCCACACCGGCGACCGCTTCGATACCCTGCGTCAGCGGGCCGAGGCCGCGCTGGATAGAATAGAGGCCGCCTCCCGGCTGGAAGAAGCCGGGGATGTGCGCGTGCTCATGCATGAACTCTCCATCTATCAGGTGGAGCTGGAGATGCAGAACGAGGAGCTGCGCCATGCCCAGCAGGAGCTGGAAGCCGCCCGGCGGCTCTCAGACGCCCTGCTGGCCACCTCGCCCACGGGCATCATGCTGGTGGATGCCAACGGCGTCATCCTGCGCACCAACAAAGCCACCTCCATGCTCCTCGGGCTGGAGCGCACGCACCTGGAAGGCCAGCGTTTCGGCGTGTTCCTGGATCCGGACTCCCTGTTCGAGTTTCAGGAGCTGCTGGCCGTCGCCCTGGAGGGCGGGCCGGCCCGGCCGCGGGAACTGCGGCTGCGCCGGCTCGGCGGGCTGCGCTTCCACGCCCGCATGGACTGTTCCGCCCTGGACCTGCAGGACCTGCAGGCCGCCGCCGTGCCCCAGGCCGTGTGCACCTTTCAGGACATCAGCGATACCGTGGCCCTGCGCGAGGCCCTGCGTTCGGAAAACCAGTCCCTGGATCACCAGCTGCGCCGCCGCGCCCAGGAGCTGGAAGAGATCAACCGGCGACTGGTGGAGTTGCTGGACCAGTACGAGGCCGCCCGCCAGCAGGCCGAAGCCGCCCAGCGGGCCAAAACGTCCTTTTTGCGGAACATGAGTCACGAGCTGCGCACGCCGTTGCATGGGCTCATGTCCTTGACGGAAATCCTGCTCGCCACAGTGCGTGAACCGCAGGATCGCGAGCTGGTGGATATGGCCCGGGCCGGGGTGGCCGGGCTGGTGGAACTGTTTCAGGACCTGCTGGATCTGGCGGCCATGGAGGCCGACGCCCTGGAGATGCTGCCCGCGGACGTGGCGCCCGAACTCGTGCTCGACGCCGTGTGCCAGAGCATGGCTCCCGTGGCCCGGGCCAAAGGGCTGCGTCTGGACTGGGCTGTGGACCCCACCGGAAACGGCTCCCTGGCCTGCATCCGGACGGACGCCGTCCGCCTCAAGCAGGCCTTGCTGGCCCTGCTGGGCAATGCCGTCAAGTTCACCCCGCCCGGAGCCGGCGCCGTGGTGTGCGCCAGCTGCCGGCAGGCGGCGGACGGGCTGGTGTTTGTTATCGAGGACACCGGCCCGGGCATCCCGTCGCCGCAGCTGGGGCAGGTCTGTGGGCTCTTCGTGCAAGGAGACGACAGCCTCACCCGCGCCCATGGCGGGTTGGGGGCGGGGCTGTCCATGGCCTGCCGGCTGGTGGGCCTGCTCGGCGGGACGTTGACCTTGGATAACCGCCCGGAAGGCGGCCTGCGCGCCACGGTGCGCCTGCCTGCCGCACCGTGCTGCGGTGAGACGCCGCGTTGAACGGCCAACCCATTGGCAAGGAGCGAGGGAAGCCATGCCGGCCCGTATCACCACCAAACCCCTGCCCCTGACCCGGGACAGGCACGACCTGCTGCGTCAGCTGGCCCAGGAACTGCTGCGTTCCCGGCAGCTTGGTCCGGAAGCGGTGGCGCAGATGTCCACCGAGGCGCTGATGCACGAACTCTCCGTGCACCAGGTGGAGCTGGAGTTGCAAAACCAGGAGCTGCAAGACGCCCGCCTGGCCCTGGAGTCCTCCAAGCAATTTCTGCACGATCTCTTCACCTTGGCCCCTGTGGGGTATCTGGTGCTGGAGCAGGACAGCGTGGTGCGCGAGGCCAACGCCCTGGCCTGCGAGTGTTTCTGCCTGCCCAAGGGGGTGCTGGAGGGCCAGCGCCTCAGCCAGTTCGTACGGCCGGAATACCTGTATGCCTTCAAGGAGCTGCTCTCCTGCCCCTGGGATCAGCGCATCCCCCTGCGGGGCGAGGTGGCGTTCCGTGCGCATAACGGCCGGAGTTTTCTGGGCCGGCTGGAAGTCCGCCGCATGACCATGCGCATCTCCTCCCTGGAGGCGGACACGGTGTGGCTGTGCGCCCTCCAGGATGTCACCGAAGAGCAGCGCACCCGCCAGGCCCTGCTGGAGGCCAAGCAGTCCCTGGCCACCGCCGTGCAGGAACGCACGGTCGAACTGGAACAGGCCCTGGCCGAGCTGCAGCAGGAAGTGGAGAAGCGCAAGACCGCCTACCGGGGCATGGCCGAAAGCCGGGCCCATTATCATGCCCTGTTTCACAGCAATGCCGTGGGGATTGCCCTGCTCACGCGCGAGGGGGTCATCGTGGAGGCCAATGAGGCCCTGGCCCGCCTGCTGGATCAGGATATTGAGGCCCTGCAGGGCCGGCGCATGACGGAGTTTCTGTCGGCCGAAAGCCACGCCGGCGAGCACCGGCTGCGCAGCGCCTCGGGCGCGTACAAGTGGGTCAGCATTTCCTGCCGCTGCATCGATTCCGACCAGCCGAACGCGGGCGAGGTCTGGGTCATGCAGGATATCTCCCGGCAAAAGGAGCTGGAAATCCTCAAGAAAGAGGTGGACCGCATCCTCTACCACGACCTGCGCGGGCCCGTCGCCGCCATTCACAGCCTGAGCAGGCTCTACGCCTCAGACACCACCTTTTCCGGCAGCCAGCAGCCCACCTGGGAAATCGTGAGCAGCGCCTCCAAGCGCCTTCTGGATATGATCAACAGTTCCACAGACCTGTATCATATCGAGCTCGGGGATTTCCACTTCGTGCCCCAGCCGTGCGACCTCTTTCAGATTCTCCGCTCCCTGCGGGAAGAACTGCTGGGGCAGTTCCAGGGCCGGGACACGGACATCCGCGTACTGCTGCACGGCCGCCCCGTGGACGGGGAGCTCTCCCTGCAGCTGGCCTGCATGCCGCATCTGTATGCCACCATGCTGTTCAATCTGTTGCTCAATGCCCTGGAGGCCGCGCCTCCTGGCAGCATGGTGACGGTGGATGTGGCGGTGGACGTGACAGGCTACGAGATCGCCATCCACAACCCCGGGGCCGTGCCTGCCCCTATCCGGTCACGGTTCTTCGAAAAGTACGTCACCCACGGCAAGCGCGGCGGCACCGGCCTGGGCACATACTCTGCCCGCCGCATCACCGAGGCCCATGGCGGCCGCATAGAGCTGGACACCTCCGAGGAGACCGGCACCACCGTGCGGCTGCGCTTCCCCCTGCCGGGCCCGGGACGGCTGTAGGGCATGGTCTTTTTGTTTAATGTTGAAAAAGGACGTTGTGAGAGGGAAAACCTTTTTGCAAAAGGTTNCTCGCGCTCTCCCCTTCCAAAGCCTTCATAGTGCTTTGGAATAGCTACAAAAAATCTTTGGAAAGGTGGTTCTGGGGGCGTGCTATGGCTGCGGCGCGGCGTCGTGGGCCGGCATGATGGCACCCTGCGGGGACACATAGCGGACCTCGCATTCCATCTGGATCCCCGTGCGCTCGCAGACCCGGGCCCGGACCTCGCCGATGAGCGCCAGCATGTCCGCGGACGACGCGCCGCCAAGATTCACAAAAAAATTCGCATGTTTTGATGAAACCTGACACTGGCCCACGGTCAGCCCTTTGAGTTGCGTGTCTTCGATCACCTTTCCCGGAGGGCCGAAGGCGGCGTACATGGCGTCCGAGTTCTTGAACACGGACCCGCAGCTGGGCAGATCCAGGGGGAACTTGGCCTCGCGTTCGGCCACGTCCGCCTCCATGGCGGCCTTGATGGCGGCAGGATCGCCCCGGGGCAGGTCCAGTTCCGCGCCCACGACGATGCAGCCATTGCGCTGGAACACGCTGGTGCGGTAGCCGAAGCCGCAGGCGACGCAGGGAAAGTCGAGCAGGGCGCCGGTGTGGTCCACGGCCGAGACGCGGACAATCACATCCCCGATGGCCTGGCGACGGCTGCCGCCGTTCATGGCCACCAGCCCCCCCAGGGTGCCGGGAATGCCCACGGCGTGTTCCAGTCCGGCCAGACCGGCGCGCTGGGCGGCCCAGGCCAGATCGGCCACGTGGACCCCGGCGTCGGCGGCGATGCGGGTGCCCTGGATGTGCAGGGAGGCGAAGGCCGGCCCCAGGCGGACCACCACGCCGCGCAGGCCGGCATCGTCAAACAGCAGGTTGGAGCCTTCGCCGATGACCACGCACGGCGCCCCGTGTTCACGGCACCAGGCGAGGATGCGGGCCAGATGCGCGGCCGAGGCGGGTTCCACCAGCAGGTCGGCAGGGCCGCCCATGCGCCAGGTGCAATAGTCTGCCAGGGGGGCATGCACGCGCACTGCGCCGATGTCTTCCTGGGACAGGGCCTCAAGCAGGGGAGAGACTGGGGAGGCTGGGGGGGTCACCGGGAGGGTCCTCCGGAAAGGTTCGCACGGCAGGTGGTGTCTTCGCCGTCAGCATCGTCATCGTCTGGGTCGGCGTCAAGCAGGTTGCCGGGGAGTGTGGCCAGGAGGCGGCGGCGCAGGAGCACCAGGGTCACGTCGTCTTCCTGGGGCACGTGGCGGCGGAAGCCGGCCACATCCTGCAGCAGGCCGTCCAGAATCTCCTGCAGGGTGGCCTCCGGGGTGGTCAGGCGCTGCAGGGCGGCGCGGAAGCGGGTTTTGCCGTAGCGCTCGCCCGCGGGATTCTGGGTTTCCCAGATGCCGTCGGTGCCGATGGCCAGAATGTGATCCGCCGGCAGGAGGTGCGCCTGCTCCTCGTAGCGCCATTGTTCTTCCACACCCAGAGGAATGCCCGCGCCGCCGAGTTCCAGGAAGGAGTGGTCCGCGGGGTTGTAGAGCAGGGCCGGATCGTGTCCGGCGCGGATCCAGGCCATCTCGCCAGTGCGGGGGATGATGCGCAGGCAGGCCAGGGTGACGAAGTTGCCGGAGAGGGCCAGGTCGCGGCAGAGCTGGCGGTTGACGTC
This sequence is a window from Megalodesulfovibrio gigas DSM 1382 = ATCC 19364. Protein-coding genes within it:
- a CDS encoding chemotaxis protein CheB, with translation MDQDEMQQQGNRPKDAAQAAAEGATDSARYFPMLIGGRARSRRDEHGPCYIVGIGASAGGLEALQSFFASMPTDTGLAFIVVQHLSPDYKSLMVELLSKYTDMAVLRVEDDGMAIEPNSVYLIPPKKNMIVVGGKLYLSEQPERHALNLPIDVFLRSLAEDQKEHAIAVILSGTGSDGTRGVRAVKEEGGTIFVQDEASAKFNGMPKSAINTGLADYILPPEEMPAALVNFIRHPFVANPPHAGEEPLDYDAEDSFSRLFQLLQKKTKVDFTHYKPATVIRRIERRMGIVQVHSLDDYVAYIVKNPPEVLALFKDLLIGVTKFFREPDAWAVLRSQVMPQLFQDAKEEGRDAVRVWVAGCSTGEEAYTAAMLLQDCKEELDSTLDIKVFATDIDRSALEIAGLGIYPESIVADVDVTFLSRFFEKRPNGYQVKRSVRELVVFALQNLVKDPPFTKVSLICCRNLLIYLQPVVQKRVLSIFNYSLHPRGALFLGISETVGDLEDAFRALDSRNRVYQHTGKGVLPLKGSLAMMAAPDLAARMPRQASTDAWPHKRSEMHEKYYHEIIGKLVSTLLVVNEERELVQTFGNSKEFLEFPVGNVHLDLLGMLPRELSLAVSSALHNVRKELKPCEYLGVRVKNGSEVRLVDVRVDWLQANKAGGKYFLVLLAETARQPDEASQRPLTTAESDALYAQRIQDLEQEVQFTRENLQATIEELQTSNEELQASNEELLAANEELQSTNEELQSVNEELNTVNAEYQAKNIELTKVNMDLKNLMESTELATLFLDKGLRIRRFTPAMARTVNILAQDVGRPVSDLAVPLINLYLAETHRVLAAGEVVERQVEEGNRQFLLRMLPFINERNEIDGVVLTLLDVSAQKEVERALKNQIKIIETILESSPAAQLMVDVEGNITYANKGAEDILLLDKKALLRSNLHSGRLSLTDLDGRPLMRDYGPVASIVDTAAPLPKFVVRYMHDGMEYYINISGNPILGEAGQVEGAVLKLMEIGRHSRTSAI
- a CDS encoding response regulator, producing the protein MNAAPQIPEAPQASMVLVVDDDAATLDVLARLLAKRGYAPVTAADASQCWAALHEAAPALILLDLFLADEDGMALLRAIKADPRLASVPVIIHTLMDRCDYREKALALGAAAYLIKPLDLRDVLDHVARLVPAPG
- a CDS encoding sensor histidine kinase, producing MDVSKQDTQGQEAACAALLRHEGVCLAMLDAEGRFLHVNQTLCALLGRTAEELTALRLQDVAHPDDAEPLECQFAELLAGQQTHVMEEARLTQTADRSVWCIVSITRLTPDREAAAPRCLVSMQNITPLPLAVSQLRHTVGELASRNQELEDLAHVISHHLREPLRGMFNYASLLQEDHGSQLDAEGHTLLAKLLRLARRMEDQLQDLLALARFGHAELACARTDMRQLALEAVENLAALQGERCAHICIPERLPEAICDPLLIAELWQILIGNALRYSDKFSGQVEIGFVDTAPVVYYVRDNGIGIPAGLQERIFMLFKRLHHRDAYGGGSGAGLAIARKIVARHGGRIWVESTPGEGSTFSFTLSGGPACTQTDDPSRQPPPERSTR
- a CDS encoding PAS domain-containing sensor histidine kinase yields the protein MSAARAHTGDRFDTLRQRAEAALDRIEAASRLEEAGDVRVLMHELSIYQVELEMQNEELRHAQQELEAARRLSDALLATSPTGIMLVDANGVILRTNKATSMLLGLERTHLEGQRFGVFLDPDSLFEFQELLAVALEGGPARPRELRLRRLGGLRFHARMDCSALDLQDLQAAAVPQAVCTFQDISDTVALREALRSENQSLDHQLRRRAQELEEINRRLVELLDQYEAARQQAEAAQRAKTSFLRNMSHELRTPLHGLMSLTEILLATVREPQDRELVDMARAGVAGLVELFQDLLDLAAMEADALEMLPADVAPELVLDAVCQSMAPVARAKGLRLDWAVDPTGNGSLACIRTDAVRLKQALLALLGNAVKFTPPGAGAVVCASCRQAADGLVFVIEDTGPGIPSPQLGQVCGLFVQGDDSLTRAHGGLGAGLSMACRLVGLLGGTLTLDNRPEGGLRATVRLPAAPCCGETPR
- a CDS encoding sensor histidine kinase, which gives rise to MPARITTKPLPLTRDRHDLLRQLAQELLRSRQLGPEAVAQMSTEALMHELSVHQVELELQNQELQDARLALESSKQFLHDLFTLAPVGYLVLEQDSVVREANALACECFCLPKGVLEGQRLSQFVRPEYLYAFKELLSCPWDQRIPLRGEVAFRAHNGRSFLGRLEVRRMTMRISSLEADTVWLCALQDVTEEQRTRQALLEAKQSLATAVQERTVELEQALAELQQEVEKRKTAYRGMAESRAHYHALFHSNAVGIALLTREGVIVEANEALARLLDQDIEALQGRRMTEFLSAESHAGEHRLRSASGAYKWVSISCRCIDSDQPNAGEVWVMQDISRQKELEILKKEVDRILYHDLRGPVAAIHSLSRLYASDTTFSGSQQPTWEIVSSASKRLLDMINSSTDLYHIELGDFHFVPQPCDLFQILRSLREELLGQFQGRDTDIRVLLHGRPVDGELSLQLACMPHLYATMLFNLLLNALEAAPPGSMVTVDVAVDVTGYEIAIHNPGAVPAPIRSRFFEKYVTHGKRGGTGLGTYSARRITEAHGGRIELDTSEETGTTVRLRFPLPGPGRL
- the murB gene encoding UDP-N-acetylmuramate dehydrogenase, whose product is MTPPASPVSPLLEALSQEDIGAVRVHAPLADYCTWRMGGPADLLVEPASAAHLARILAWCREHGAPCVVIGEGSNLLFDDAGLRGVVVRLGPAFASLHIQGTRIAADAGVHVADLAWAAQRAGLAGLEHAVGIPGTLGGLVAMNGGSRRQAIGDVIVRVSAVDHTGALLDFPCVACGFGYRTSVFQRNGCIVVGAELDLPRGDPAAIKAAMEADVAEREAKFPLDLPSCGSVFKNSDAMYAAFGPPGKVIEDTQLKGLTVGQCQVSSKHANFFVNLGGASSADMLALIGEVRARVCERTGIQMECEVRYVSPQGAIMPAHDAAPQP